A genome region from Streptomyces xanthophaeus includes the following:
- a CDS encoding alpha/beta fold hydrolase has translation MVQRVDVTGAEGVRLAAWEFREAEAGPDTRPGVLLLHGLMGRAFHWAGTARWLRERRRVVALDQRGHGQSARPPAAPDGSPTSLGREAFVADAEAAVEQLGLAPVTLIGHSMGALTAWQLAARRPDLVEAVVICDMRASALGAASQQEWEDWFHHWPLPFPTQDAARRWFGEDDPRVERPDPGRGAFFAEVMHEASDGWRPVFSRRQMLTARETWVHDAHWEELAQVRCPTLVVRGLDGELGRAEAQEMVRVLPAGQYAEIPDAGHYLHYDQPTAWREVLEPFLDGIKAEAP, from the coding sequence GTGGTACAGCGCGTCGATGTGACAGGGGCCGAAGGCGTGCGCCTGGCCGCCTGGGAGTTCCGCGAAGCAGAGGCCGGACCCGACACCCGCCCCGGGGTGCTGTTACTGCACGGCCTGATGGGCCGCGCCTTCCACTGGGCGGGCACCGCCCGCTGGCTCCGCGAGCGCCGCCGCGTCGTGGCCCTGGACCAGCGCGGACACGGCCAGAGCGCCCGCCCGCCCGCCGCCCCCGACGGCAGCCCGACCTCCCTGGGCCGCGAGGCCTTCGTGGCCGACGCCGAAGCGGCCGTCGAGCAGCTCGGTCTCGCCCCCGTGACGCTGATCGGCCACTCCATGGGCGCCCTCACCGCCTGGCAGCTCGCGGCCCGCCGCCCGGACCTGGTCGAAGCCGTGGTCATCTGCGACATGCGCGCCTCCGCCCTGGGCGCGGCCTCCCAGCAGGAATGGGAGGACTGGTTCCACCACTGGCCCCTGCCCTTCCCCACCCAGGACGCGGCCCGCCGCTGGTTCGGCGAGGACGACCCCCGGGTGGAACGCCCCGACCCCGGCCGCGGCGCCTTCTTCGCCGAGGTCATGCACGAGGCGTCGGACGGCTGGCGCCCGGTCTTCTCCCGCCGCCAGATGCTGACGGCCCGCGAGACCTGGGTCCACGACGCCCACTGGGAGGAGCTCGCCCAGGTCCGCTGCCCGACCCTGGTGGTCCGGGGCCTCGACGGCGAACTGGGCCGGGCCGAGGCCCAGGAAATGGTCCGCGTCCTCCCGGCCGGCCAGTACGCGGAAATCCCCGACGCGGGCCACTACCTCCACTACGACCAGCCGACGGCCTGGCGCGAGGTCCTGGAACCCTTCCTCGACGGCATCAAGGCCGAAGCCCCCTGA